Proteins found in one Methanofollis fontis genomic segment:
- a CDS encoding putative zinc-binding protein, which produces MGFTLVVCSGVSSTGRLTAQTGAVLLHRCGRIIEACVPATRPKVSLEDSLHNAEKIFVLDGCGDCCGMKRVQALGVEPDLHVVATSCGIEKRGMEEPHYTEIEMLLAACRRRLDGDPAG; this is translated from the coding sequence ATGGGGTTCACCCTTGTCGTCTGTTCCGGGGTATCGAGCACCGGGCGACTGACGGCGCAGACCGGGGCGGTGCTCCTGCACCGTTGCGGCCGGATAATCGAGGCGTGCGTCCCGGCGACCCGACCTAAGGTGTCGCTGGAAGATAGCCTGCACAACGCCGAAAAAATCTTTGTGCTGGACGGCTGCGGCGACTGTTGCGGGATGAAAAGGGTGCAGGCGCTCGGCGTTGAACCGGACCTGCATGTCGTCGCCACCTCGTGCGGGATCGAGAAACGGGGGATGGAAGAGCCGCATTATACGGAGATTGAGATGCTCCTTGCCGCGTGCAGGAGGCGGCTGGACGGCGATCCTGCCGGGTGA
- a CDS encoding arsenate reductase ArsC has translation MKKRVLFVCTHNAGRSQMAEGYLNARYGERYEACSAGTEPREGLNSCAVRAMAEIGIDISAQRSKHISTFAGEEMDVLVAVCEAGTCPLFPWAKETVQRSFPDPARLSGSEEEIMEGVRRIRDAIAAWIDGTFGAV, from the coding sequence GTGAAAAAACGTGTGCTCTTTGTCTGCACCCACAATGCCGGCCGCTCCCAGATGGCGGAAGGCTACCTGAACGCCCGCTACGGCGAGCGTTATGAGGCCTGTTCCGCCGGGACCGAACCGCGGGAAGGGCTGAACTCCTGCGCCGTCCGGGCAATGGCCGAGATCGGGATCGACATCTCCGCACAGCGCTCAAAGCACATCTCGACCTTTGCCGGAGAGGAGATGGACGTGCTGGTGGCGGTCTGCGAGGCCGGTACCTGCCCGCTCTTCCCCTGGGCGAAAGAAACGGTCCAACGGAGTTTCCCTGACCCCGCCCGCCTCAGCGGCAGCGAGGAGGAGATCATGGAGGGGGTGCGGCGGATCCGAGATGCAATCGCCGCCTGGATCGACGGCACCTTCGGGGCGGTGTAA